In Girardinichthys multiradiatus isolate DD_20200921_A chromosome 18, DD_fGirMul_XY1, whole genome shotgun sequence, a single window of DNA contains:
- the bace2 gene encoding beta-secretase 2 isoform X2 — protein sequence MENFALFWIWAFVFCLCFGTTKCHFSIPLKMYPGKYNLSTEASLSSVRVVALKSDGDGLSLASDPSGTINFLDMVNNLQGDSGRGYYIEMSVGTPGQKLNILVDTGSSNFAVAAAPHTFITHYFNTALSSTYQSTGRPVAVRYTQGSLKGELGTDFVSIPKGPNGTIGINIAAILSSDGFFLPGINWQGILGLAYPELAQPDSVVEPFFNSVVNQLGIPDMFSLQMCGAGLAPSSTVDPPAGSLYNTDKAFVDSGTTLLRLPINVFNAVVDAITRNSKIDSFSPGFWDGTKLACWKKSENLWKLFPKLSIYLRATNISQSFRITILPLLYLQPVTDVDDMVCFRFCVTSSANSLVIGATVMEGFYVVFDRAQKRLGFALSSCAVSDGEALSEITGPFSVADVAADCTVSVPKEPVLWMISYALVAVCALILIGLLLLLLLPCRHLDRGEITDESSLVRHRIK from the exons ATGGAAAACTTTGCCTTGTTCTGGATTTGggcatttgttttttgtctctgcttcGGAACGACTAAGTGTCACTTTTCAATACCGCTGAAAATGTACCCGGGGAAGTATAATTTATCCACTGAGGCGAGTTTGTCTTCTGTTCGGGTGGTAGCGCTAAAATCAGATGGAGACGGCCTCTCTCTGGCCTCTGATCCCAGCGGTACTATCAACTTTCTGGACATGGTCAATAACCTCCAAGGGGACTCTGGAAGAGGCTACTACATAGAAATGTCTGTTGGCACTCCTGGCCAAAAG CTCAACATCCTGGTGGATACAGGCAGCAGTAACTTTGCTGTGGCTGCTGCTCCACACACATTTATTACTCACTACTTCAACACTGCACT CTCTAGTACCTACCAGTCAACTGGTCGCCCGGTAGCTGTCAGGTACACACAAGGCAGCTTGAAAGGTGAGCTGGGAACTGACTTCGTCTCCATCCCCAAGGGCCCAAATGGAACCATCGGCATTAACATCGCTGCCATCCTGTCTTCTGACGGTTTCTTCTTGCCTGGGATCAACTGGCAAGGCATCCTGGGGCTGGCCTATCCAGAGCTGGCACAG CCCGACTCCGTCGTGGAGCCGTTCTTCAATTCTGTGGTGAACCAGCTGGGAATTCCCGACATGTTTTCTCTTCAAATGTGCGGGGCTGGACTGGCACCCAGCAGCACAGTCGACCCTCCTGCGGGCAGCCTT TATAACACAGATAAAGCCTTCGTTGACAGCGGGACGACACTGCTGAGACTTCCTATCAATGTCTTCAATGCGGTGGTAGACGCCATCACACGCAACTCTAAG ATCGACAGTTTTTCTCCAGGGTTCTGGGATGGCACCAAGCTTGCATGCTGGAAGAAGAGTGAGAACCTGTGGAAATTGTTCCCAAAGCTCTCAATCTACCTAAGAGCTACCAACATCAGCCAGTCCTTCCGCATTACCATCCTGCCTCTG CTTTACCTCCAGCCAGTCACAGACGTGGACGACATGGTCTGCTTTCGTTTTTGTGTGACCTCATCAGCTAACAGCCTGGTGATTGGTGCCACCGTTATGGAAGGTTTCTACGTGGTGTTTGACCGTGCCCAGAAGAGACTGGGCTTCGCTCTCAGCAGTTGTGCAG TGAGCGATGGAGAGGCTCTTTCGGAAATCACCGGGCCCTTCTCAGTAGCAGACGTGGCGGCAGACTGCACCGTCAGCGTGCCAAAGGAGCCCGTCCTGTGGATGATCTCCTACGCCCTGGTGGCTGTCTGTGCCCTGATCCTCATcggcctgctgctgctgctgctcctacCCTGCAGGCATCTCGACCGCGGGGAGATCACAGATGAGTCCTCGCTGGTGCGGCACCGCATCAAGTGA
- the bace2 gene encoding beta-secretase 2 isoform X1, which yields MENFALFWIWAFVFCLCFGTTKCHFSIPLKMYPGKYNLSTEASLSSVRVVALKSDGDGLSLASDPSGTINFLDMVNNLQGDSGRGYYIEMSVGTPGQKLNILVDTGSSNFAVAAAPHTFITHYFNTALSSTYQSTGRPVAVRYTQGSLKGELGTDFVSIPKGPNGTIGINIAAILSSDGFFLPGINWQGILGLAYPELAQPDSVVEPFFNSVVNQLGIPDMFSLQMCGAGLAPSSTVDPPAGSLIMGGAEPALYRGSIWYTPIIQEWYYQVEVLKLEVGEQNLNLDCKEYNTDKAFVDSGTTLLRLPINVFNAVVDAITRNSKIDSFSPGFWDGTKLACWKKSENLWKLFPKLSIYLRATNISQSFRITILPLLYLQPVTDVDDMVCFRFCVTSSANSLVIGATVMEGFYVVFDRAQKRLGFALSSCAVSDGEALSEITGPFSVADVAADCTVSVPKEPVLWMISYALVAVCALILIGLLLLLLLPCRHLDRGEITDESSLVRHRIK from the exons ATGGAAAACTTTGCCTTGTTCTGGATTTGggcatttgttttttgtctctgcttcGGAACGACTAAGTGTCACTTTTCAATACCGCTGAAAATGTACCCGGGGAAGTATAATTTATCCACTGAGGCGAGTTTGTCTTCTGTTCGGGTGGTAGCGCTAAAATCAGATGGAGACGGCCTCTCTCTGGCCTCTGATCCCAGCGGTACTATCAACTTTCTGGACATGGTCAATAACCTCCAAGGGGACTCTGGAAGAGGCTACTACATAGAAATGTCTGTTGGCACTCCTGGCCAAAAG CTCAACATCCTGGTGGATACAGGCAGCAGTAACTTTGCTGTGGCTGCTGCTCCACACACATTTATTACTCACTACTTCAACACTGCACT CTCTAGTACCTACCAGTCAACTGGTCGCCCGGTAGCTGTCAGGTACACACAAGGCAGCTTGAAAGGTGAGCTGGGAACTGACTTCGTCTCCATCCCCAAGGGCCCAAATGGAACCATCGGCATTAACATCGCTGCCATCCTGTCTTCTGACGGTTTCTTCTTGCCTGGGATCAACTGGCAAGGCATCCTGGGGCTGGCCTATCCAGAGCTGGCACAG CCCGACTCCGTCGTGGAGCCGTTCTTCAATTCTGTGGTGAACCAGCTGGGAATTCCCGACATGTTTTCTCTTCAAATGTGCGGGGCTGGACTGGCACCCAGCAGCACAGTCGACCCTCCTGCGGGCAGCCTT ATAATGGGTGGGGCTGAACCAGCTCTCTATCGGGGGTCCATTTGGTACACCCCTATCATACAGGAGTGGTACTACCAAGTGGAGGTTTTGAAGCTGGAAGTTGGAGAGCAGAATCTGAATCTGGACTGTAAAGAG TATAACACAGATAAAGCCTTCGTTGACAGCGGGACGACACTGCTGAGACTTCCTATCAATGTCTTCAATGCGGTGGTAGACGCCATCACACGCAACTCTAAG ATCGACAGTTTTTCTCCAGGGTTCTGGGATGGCACCAAGCTTGCATGCTGGAAGAAGAGTGAGAACCTGTGGAAATTGTTCCCAAAGCTCTCAATCTACCTAAGAGCTACCAACATCAGCCAGTCCTTCCGCATTACCATCCTGCCTCTG CTTTACCTCCAGCCAGTCACAGACGTGGACGACATGGTCTGCTTTCGTTTTTGTGTGACCTCATCAGCTAACAGCCTGGTGATTGGTGCCACCGTTATGGAAGGTTTCTACGTGGTGTTTGACCGTGCCCAGAAGAGACTGGGCTTCGCTCTCAGCAGTTGTGCAG TGAGCGATGGAGAGGCTCTTTCGGAAATCACCGGGCCCTTCTCAGTAGCAGACGTGGCGGCAGACTGCACCGTCAGCGTGCCAAAGGAGCCCGTCCTGTGGATGATCTCCTACGCCCTGGTGGCTGTCTGTGCCCTGATCCTCATcggcctgctgctgctgctgctcctacCCTGCAGGCATCTCGACCGCGGGGAGATCACAGATGAGTCCTCGCTGGTGCGGCACCGCATCAAGTGA